Proteins from a genomic interval of Opisthocomus hoazin isolate bOpiHoa1 chromosome 39, bOpiHoa1.hap1, whole genome shotgun sequence:
- the B9D2 gene encoding LOW QUALITY PROTEIN: B9 domain-containing protein 2 (The sequence of the model RefSeq protein was modified relative to this genomic sequence to represent the inferred CDS: inserted 1 base in 1 codon) has product MAELHLLGQIVGASGFPAAXLFCKWGCTPVSAWKLLAGSASGQTQVDDPHADDVAYWCHPLDLHFATKGLQGWPKLHFQVWHLDASGRGEALGYGCCHVPTAPGCHALACVTWRPRGSWGERVRGWLLGGGPQLRHPEVTTAAAAERFRLRTEAAGVVHLRLGIVTRRLGRFGVEC; this is encoded by the exons ATGGCGGAGCTGCACCTCCTGGGCCAGATCGTGGGGGCCAGCGgcttccccgccg gcctctTCTGCAAGTGGGGCTGCACGCCGGTCAG CGCCTGGAAGCTGCTGGCGGGCTCAGCGTCCGGCCAGACGCAGGTCGACGACCCCCACGCCGACGATGTCGCCTACTGGTGTCACCCCCTCGACCTCCACTTTGCCACCAAGGGGCTTcaag GTTGGCCCAAGCTCCATTTCCAAGTGTGGCACCTGGACGCGTCGGGGCGCGGCGAGGCGTTGGGGTACGGCTGCTGCCACGTCCCCACGGCCCCCGGCTGCCACGCGCTGGCCTGCGTCACCTGGAGACCCCGGGGGTCGTGGGGGGAGCGGGTGAGGGGGTggcttttgggggggggtccccaactCCGCCACCCCGAGGTGACGACGGCAGCGGCGGCCGAGAGGTTCCGGCTGCGGACGGAAGCGGCCGGCGTCGTCCACCTGCGGCTGGGCATCGTCACGCGGCGGCTCGGGCGCTTCGGCGTCGAGTGctga
- the BCKDHA gene encoding 2-oxoisovalerate dehydrogenase subunit alpha, mitochondrial, which yields MGGAGGDPHSVPLGAGSQLRAPVPRLLPATHSGLVAADPARIPRDLPGISSGRIGHHSTSDDSSAYRSVDEVSYWDQQDHPISRLRLHMLGRGWWDEEQEKAWRKSSRKMVMEAFEQAERKPKPSLQLLFSDVYREMPAHLRRQRAALERHLQHYGEHYPLENFEK from the exons atggggggggctgggggggacccccACTCTGTGCCCCTCGGCGCT gGGTCCCAGCTCCGCGCACCGGTCCCGCGCCTCCTCCCCGCCACGCACTCGGGCCTCGTTGCCGCG GATCCTGCGCGGATCCCTCGGGATCTTCCCGGGATTTCTTCCGGCAGGATCGGGCACCACAGCACCAGCGACGACAGCTCGGCGTACCGCTCGGTGGACGAGGTCAGCTACTGGGACCAGCAGGACCACCCCATCTCCCGCCTGCGGCTCCACATGCTGGGCCGCGGCTGGTGGGACGAGGAGCAGGAGAAGGCCTGGCGGAAGAGCTCCCGCAAGATG GTGATGGAGGCCTTCGAGCAGGCGGAGCGGAAGCCGAAGCCCAGCCTGCAGCTCCTCTTCTCCGACGTTTACCGGGAGATGCCGGCCCACCTGCGCCGGCAGCGGGCGGCTCTCGAACGGCACCTGCAGCACTACGGGGAGCACTACCCCCTCGAGAACTTCGAAAAGTGA
- the DMAC2 gene encoding LOW QUALITY PROTEIN: distal membrane-arm assembly complex protein 2 (The sequence of the model RefSeq protein was modified relative to this genomic sequence to represent the inferred CDS: deleted 1 base in 1 codon): protein MAALRAVLGCRGSLTPRPPPGQSRGAAGGLLERLGRWFYEVEAAVAWGERLRRRRLRSRNAYCGFLKDTYGDNVVAAVFTLSCGGKVRFEGQERWIRPEDHWRPEVLHLRDVPVVAVDLSGSSLTYNGLDNLVPLTRLQHLDLSGCPHLDDWALGRLHVFGATLRELALARCPHVTERGLATLHHLRALRRLDVAGVRVPSPGLVRILLEEALPRCRIVGMELGEAAEGGGTAPCLSPVGFGGAGGAWEAAPWPPPPPRALNACCLPRSPPWIWGFSVGFPVSSCLL from the exons ATGGCGGCGCTGAGGGCG gtgttggggtgccgggggtcactcaccccgcgccccccgcccgggcagagccggggggcggcgggggggctgctgGAGCGCCTGGGCCGTTGGTTCTACGAGGTGGAGGCGGCAGTGGCCTGGGgagagcggctgcggcggcgccGGCTGCGGAGCAGGAACgc gtactGTGGCTTCCTCAAGGACACGTACGGGGACAACGTGGTGGCCGCCGTCTTCACCCTGTCCTGCGGCGGGAAGGTCAG ATTTGAGGGCCAGGAGCGCTGGATACGCCCGGAGGACCACTGGCGCCCCGAGGTCCTTCACCTCCGGGACGTCCCCGTGGTGGCCGTGGACCTCAGTGGCTCCTCGCTCACCTACAACGGCTTGGACAACCTGG TGCCGCTGACCCGGCTGCAGCACCTGGACCTGAGCGGGTGCCCCCACCTCGACGACTGGGCGCTGGGGCGGCTGCACGTCTTCGGGGCGACCCTGCGGGAGCTGGCGCTGGCCCGCTGCCCCCACGTCACCGAGAGGGGCTTGGCCACCCTCCACCACCTccg GGCGCTGCGGCGGCTGGACGTGGCG GGGGTGCGGGTGCCCAGCCCGGGCTTGGTCCGGATCCTGCTGGAGGAGGCGCTGCCGCGCTGCCGGATCGTGGGGATGGAGCTTGGGGAGGCCGCCGAGGGGGGGGGGACGGCCCCCTGCCTGAGCccggtggggtttgggggggcggggggggcatgGGAAGCAGCGccgtggcccccccccccgccccgagcattAAATGCGTGCTGCCTCCCTCGCTCCCCTCCGTGGATTTGGGGGTTCTCGGTGGGGTTCCCAGTTTCCAGCTGCCTCCTGTGA